The segment ACGGACGAGATGGATCAACGGATCTCGAATTCTGCCGAGGACGCTGCGATCGAGTTCGACGTCGGTTCCGTTCGTCTCGAAGTCGACCTCCTTGCCCTGATCGCGAGCGATGTCGCGGACGACCCGTGGCAACCGATTTACGACGGTCTCGAGTGGGACGAGACGGACGTCCATCACCGTCTCCTGAAGCTCGGTCGTCAACGCCTCGAGGTCGTCGAGTTCGTCCTCGATCGCCTGAAAACCTCGGTCGGACTCGACTTCGTGTCGAAGCCGAACGCGACTCGTGACGAGGCCTTCGACGAGCGTCGACAGCTGCTCGACCCGGTCGGTATCGACCCGAACGGACTGGATCTCCTCGTCGTCGTCAGTTTCCGGTCGACCCGATCGTTCCGGAACCGTGATGTCGGGGATCTCGAGGTCGGGTTCGTTGTACACCCGCTCGACGTGTTCGTCGTCGACGTCCGCCGACTCGCTGTCGTCCGTCTCGGCGGTCGATCCCTGATTTCCTGCCGTACGGAACGCCTCGTCGATCCCGACGCCGAAATCGCTGTCGTCGAACGCGTCGTCCCCGAACGCCTCCTCGAACGAGTCCGATTCGTCGTCGACGAGATCGCTCGGATCTACCGACTCCGTGCCGTCATCGACGTCAGACACGAATTCGTCGGGCTCGCTCGAGTCCGACTCCTCGTCGGTTCCGACCGTCGAAGTTGATTCGAGCTCGTCGTTCGATGGGGCGGAAAATCCGTCGTCGGATACGCTCTCTCCAAACTCGGCGTCTTCGCTCTGGGTCCAGTCGGCCGTTTCATCGTCGAACCCGCTTTCCTGGGGATCGTCGACCGGTGAAACGGTCGTCTCGGAGTCCCGCTCGAACTCGTCGAAAGAGATCTCGGTCGCAGGATCGGGCTCGGACGCGGCGGACGCTGTTGGTTCATCCGATTCGTCGTGGCCCTCCTCGAGACGATCGTCCGCCGAATCGGCCAACGGATCGTCATCGGATCCGGCGTCGGTCGCTTCGTCGTCGAAAAACGAGTTGTCCTCGTCGATGTCGACACTGCCGAAGCCGTCGTCGGTTGTGCCATCGTCAGCGGTCACCCGATCGTCGGCACCGGCGTCGTCGACTACTGGTTTGTCGTCATCGCCGTCGTCGACTACTGCTCCGTCTGTGCCGTCCTGTACATCCTCACCGACGGCCTCGAGGCCTCCGTCGGCTTCGTCGGCCGCATCGTCCTCCCCGAACTCATCACCGAGGAGTTCGTCCATGCTGACTTCCTCTTCGTCGTCGAACTCGTCGAACTCGAGTTCATCCAGTTCCGCTTGAAGTTCGTCGAACCCGACGGTCTCGACTTCGTCTTTGAGTTCTTCGAAGACCGAACCGGCGTCCTCGACGTCGTCATCGGTCGAGACGCCATCGTCCGTGGCGTCGGTGGCTGTTCCGGCGGCGTTCGTCTCACTTCCGCCGGCGGACGCGACATCCGATTCGGTTCCCGGTTCAGGTGACTCGACCGGGACCTGTTCCGACGGCTCGTCGGCCACAGTCGCCTCGAAAAGGTCGTCGAAGGAACCAGCGTCACCCATCTCGTCGAAGACGTCGAGATCGTCGTCAGCTTCGACCTCCGTTACTTTCTCGTCGAGGTCGTCGAACTCGTCGAACTCCTCGAGGAGGTCATCGATCTCGAGCGCTCTGGCTTCGTCGGCGGAAATCGAGGCAGCGTCGACGTCTTCTGCGAGGGTTCCCGCTTCGATCGGGGAACCGGAGACGTCCGTGTCGACGTCGGAGTCGAACCGTCCCGTCACCTCGACGATCTCGACGTCCGAAACTCGTTCGATCGGTTCCAGTCCGGATACGATGGCGGTTTCGTCCACCGCACAGCCGAAGACGGCATCGAACGTCCGATTTGCGGGACCGTCATCGATCCGCTCGCGAGACGGTACCGTTCCGATCAGATCGAACGCGTCGGTCAGTGCGTCGACGACCAGCCCTCCGCTCGAGCAGTCGCCGTCGTCGTTCAGTTCCGTGACCGCGATCCGTGCGAGATAGGCGTCGTGGCTGTCGTCTGCCGGTGGGTCGAATCGAGACAGTATGGACTCGATCTCGTCGTCCGACGGCTTCTCGACTGACGTGATCGATTCGGCCTCGAGGTACGTTCGAAGCGCGGAGATCGTGGGGGACGGATCCGTCTCGACCGCGTCGTCGGCCTCGAGTTCGTCGACGATCGTCTCGAGTTCGTCGACGGCGTCGAAAACGTCGTCCATCAGCTCGGCCGTGACGTCGATTCGGTTCGATCGGACTCCCTCGAGGACGTCTTCGATCGCGTGAGCGAGGTCGCTCGCCGCCTCGAGTCCCGCCGCCCCACAGTTGCCTTTCAGCGTGTGGGCGATCCGAAAGATCTCCTCGACCGTCTCGTCGTCGGGCGCTCGCTCGAGCGTCAACAGGGCGTTGTTGAGCTCCGTAATCCGTTCGCGACTCTCTCGAACGAAGTCAGACGGATACTCAGTCACGATGCTCACCCGTACAGGTCTCGACGATCTCATCAGCGATGTCGGGTTCGGCCGCGACCCGATCGACGCATCCGGTCTGGATCGCCCGTGCGGGGATACCGAAGACGGGACTCGTCGCCTCGTCCTGTGCGATCGTCGCCCCGCCGGCGTCGCTGATCGCCTCGATACCGGCCGCACCGTCGCTTCCCATTCCGGTCAGAACGACGCCGCAGATGGGGTCGGTGACGTGCTCTGCGACGCTTTCCATCGTGACGTCGATCGACGGGCGAACGCCGTTGACGGGATCGCCGTCATCGAGTCGGACCCGGAGAGAACCGCCGACGTTGGCCGTCACCACCAGGTGTTCTCCTCCGGGTGCGACCACGATCTCTCCAGGGTCGATCCGCTCGTCGTGACCGGCCTCGCGGACGTCGTATGCGGTTCGCCCATCGAGGCGCTCTGCGAACCGCCTGGTGAACTCGGCCGGCATGTGCTGAACCACGAGACCGGTCGCCTCGAGCGACCTCGGGAGCCGTTCGAGCAGGCGTTCGACGATCTTCGGACCGCCGGTCGACGCACCGATCACGATGGTCGGATCCGCGAGGCAGTCATCGAATTCGACGCGACTCGAGTGCGGATCAGCCAACCGATCGGGTCCCGGTTTGCCGGCGGCCGGGGTGGCCGATCGCAGCTTCGCGGACGATCCGAGAGCCGGTCCCGAAGACGACGAGGGCTCAAAGGAAGGTTGTGAGGCTCGGACCGCTCGAACCGACCGAGCGGCCGAGGCCGTGTGGGCGACTGCGAGCGACGAGACGTCGGCATCAGCGAGGCTGTCGACGGTTTCGATGAGGTCTTCGATCAGGTGGGCGACGTTCCGCGAGCTCGATCCGTCGGGTTTCGTGAGGAAGTCGACGGCCCCGCTATCGAGCGCCTCGAGGGTTGCGTCGGTTCCCTCGTCCGTGTACGCGCTGAGCATGAGAATCGGGATCGGGTCGGTCGTCATAATCCGTTCGACGGCTTCGATGCCGTCCATAACAGGCATCTGGACGTCCATCGTTACGACATCCGGTTCGAACGCCTGGACCGCCTCGAGAGAATCAGCGCCGTTTTCGGCCGTTTCGACCTCGTATCCGGCGCGAGAGAGTGCGTTGCCGATAACCGTCCGCATGAACCGTGAATCATCGACAACGAGTACTCGCGTCATGCCGCGGCGACGTCCGTGAGTGCCTTTTTTACGCTCGGTTCTTCGAAGGGTTTCGTGACGTAGCCGTCGGCACCGGCTTTGACGGCGAGTTTCATCTTCTCTCGCTGACCGACGCTCGTACACATAATCACGCGAGCGCTCGGGTCGATCTTCTTGATCGCGGCTGTCGCTTTAATTCCGTTACACTTCGGCATCACGATGTCCATCATGACGATATCGGGATCGTGTTCTTTGTACAGTTTGACCGCCTCGGCACCGTTCGTCGCCTCTCCGATGATGCGGTAATCCTGCTCTAAGATTTGCTCGAGCAGATTTCTCATAAAATGAGAGTCGTCTACGATAAGGACCCCTGTCGACATTTACTAGTTCACCAAATGATTGTAGAAATAGAACTACTATAAATGCTGTCTCTCGATTATCAACCGTGATAATGCATGGATATCGGCGGTTCCTCGGCTCCGCTGGATTCCGTGACGAGTCGACGAGCGCATCCGGTCGTGACGGATTTAAACGCGATCCCACGCGATTTTCCCGTCGGCTTAATCGGCAGAGATGGGATGGCCGGACGCCAGTAGAACGTCTTCGACGCTGACGAGCGGAACGACGTCGACGACGACGCGCCGCTGTGACCGTTCGCCACTCCCCGTCGAAATTCGCTTATCGCCGTTGGACTCGACGAGCTCGGAGTCCGACGCGGCGTCACTCGAGGTCGGACGGTCGAGCGCGGTCGAACCGCGTTCCGATCGGTTCGTTCCGTCGGCCGCCTCGAGGGTGACCTCGGTCGGAGAACGCTTGCCTTCCTGGGGTATCGATTGGCGCTCGCGTTCGATGAGCGCCTCGACGAGTGGATGCTCGAGGGCGTCACCGGAGTACTCGAGCACGTCGGTGTCGGCAGCGTCGGTGATGTCGTCGTCGGATACCGTGTCGATACCGAGGACTTCGCTGACCCGGATCGCGGCGGGCTGCTCGTCGGCTGGCGGGTCGAATACGAGTAGCTGATTCGCGTCGGGATGGCCGTCGTCACTCGGGAAATATGCCGTCAAATCAATCACCGCGGTCACCTCCCCCCGAAGATCAGTCAGCCCCTCGATCGCTTTCGGTGCCCGCGGTACTCGCGTGAAATCGGACGGAACGTCCGCGATCGTTCTGACGACATCGACTGGCACGGCGAGCTGGTGGGTGCCGATTTCGAACCGGACGACGCGGAGGGCCGCTTCGGATTCGTCCAGAGACTCTCGACGACGGTCGTCGTCCGCCTCGTCGATATCGATTCCAGGCAGCTTTTCGGGGAGATCCGGGGCCATCTTCGTACGCATCTATTTTATTCCACAAATAAAACATTGACTGCTGGCTGGATCTCGCGAATTCCGAACCGTCGGACACCACAATAGATATAAGAGGATGACTTATTTCCACTGGAAACGATGTCGTCGCCCTCCAGTCGTGACGAGCGAGCCGCCGAATCCGATCGGATAACCGTCCTTCCGTTCTCACTCGGTGGAACGCGGTACTGTGTCCGGGTTGACGCGATCGAATCAGTCGTCGGCGTCGCCAAAGCGGGATTGCTCGAGAACGCAGCGGACCCGTGGGCTGCGGGCTCGACCGCCGTCGACGGGACGCGGGTTCGCGTCGTCGACCTCCTGCGGGTGATCGAACCCGCGCGTTCACGAACTGACGATCCGACGCTCCTGGTCTGTCGAGAAACGGATGAACGCGGAGCCCACTACGGGTGGGTCGTCGGCACCGTCGACAGCACGGAAACCGTCCGTACTGACGACGTGGTGACCGCGAGCGCGAGCGCACAGTTCATCGAGGGTCGGATCGAACGTCCGGACGGAGCGGTGATCTGGCTCAACGACCGGGAGATAAACGGCTAACGAGTCCCCTGTGGCGGGTCAGCTCCGTTATTCCGTCGGCGGAGCCGAACATTTACCACGTCGTATCCTGTGTGATAACCGTATGACACTGCTCGTTCCGTTCGACGCCTCGACGCTGGCGACGAACGCACTGGCGAAGGCGGCGACGTTCGGAGAACTCCTCGAGGAACCGGTCGTCGTTCTGACGGTCCTTCCGGACGATGCCGAATACGCGCGGAGCCGAGGCTGGATCACGGAGGGTGAACCGTTCGATCGAGAAGCGATCGAACGCGGGCTTCGGGGCCGCGCAGAAGACGTCGCACCGAACGCGACGTTCCGGACCGAGCGAGTCAGCTCCGACGAACCGACGGCAACGGCCACGACCGAGGTCGTTCGAGAGATTCGACGCGTTGCCGGCGACGTGGAGGCGAGCGTCGTCTTTATCGGATCCGAAAACGCCGGTTCGGTGATCGCACCCCAGTCGAGCATCGGCAGCCCCGTCGCGAACGACCAGCGCTACGACGTCTACGTCGTCCGCCAACCCGACGCTGAGGATCGTCCTGAGACGACCGGCTCGATCCGAGACGACGGATACGGTCTGTGACGACGGACGATCACCTGCTATCGCGATTGACGACGATGGGAGTGGACGAGCTGCCGTCGGAATTTTCCCGGCCCGTTCAGGCGGTTGATCGGCGCGGGTGGAGGAACGTTTATTCGCCTGACTGACTTCGGTCCGAACGAGACATGGACGATCGGAACGGATGGGGCCGCGACCGACCGGTTCCCGCCGGATCGCCCCATCAGCCCCCCGAATCGTTCGTCGAACAGGCGAACGTGACGGACGAGGCGATCGACGAGAAGTTCGAAGAGAACTGGCCCGAGTGCTGGGAGCGAGCCGCCGGATCGCTCTCGTGGGACGAACCGTTCGACACCGTCCTCGAGGACGGGGACGCACCCCTGTATCGGTGGTTCGCGGGCGGGAAGCTCAACGCTTCGTTCAACTGCGTCGACCGGCATCTCGAGGCCGACCGAAAGACCCACGCCGCGATCCGCTGGGAGGGAAAACACGGCGAGCGCGAGACGTACACCTACCGGGACCTGTACGTGGCGGTCAACGAGTTGGCGGCTGCGCTCCGTGAACTCGACGTCGAAGAGGACGACGTCGTGACGATCTACCTGCCGATGATCCCGGAGTTGCCGATCGCGATGCTCGCCTGCGCTCGCATCGGCGCGCCACACAACGTCGTCTTCGCCGGACTCTCGGCCGATGCGCTCGCGGCGCGGATGGACGCCGCTGACAGCGAATTTCTCATCACCTGCGACGGCTACTACCGTCGCGGAGACGCGTTCAATCAGAAAGGAAAGGCCGACAACGCCCGGCTCTCGCTCGAGGCCGACGTTCGAACCGTCGTCGTCGATCACCTCGGTGCGGACCTTCCCCACGTTCTGGGGGACGACGAGTACGATTATCACGATCTCCGCGAGGAGTTTGCCGGCCGGACCGTCGATCCCGTCCCGCGAGATGCCGAGGACATGCTGTTTCTGATGTACACCTCGGGAACGACGGGAGAGCCCAAGGGAGTCGTTCACACGACCGGAGGCTACCTCGCACACGTCGCCTGGACGAGTCACGCGGTCCTCGACGTCAAGCCCGAGGACACCTACTGGTGTGCGGCCGACATCGGCTGGATCACGGGCCACTCCTACATCGTCTACGGCCCGCTCGCGCTGGGGACGACGACCGTCATGTACGAGGGCACTCCCGACTACCCGGACCGCGACCGCCTCTGGGAGATCGTCGACCGCAACGCGGTGGACGTCTTCTATACGGCACCGACGGCGATCCGCGCGTTCATGAAGTGGGGCGAACAGTACCCGGCAAGCCACGACCTCTCGAGTCTCCGATTGCTCGGCACCGTCGGCGAGCCGATCAGCCCGCGGCCCTGGAACTGGTACCGCGAACGCGTCGGCGGCGGCTGTCCGGTCGTCGACACCTGGTGGCAGACCGAAACCGGCGCGATGATGCTCTCGACGCTTCCCGGTATCGACGAGATGAAACCGGGTGCTGCGGGGCCGGCGCTTCCGGGAATCGAGGCTCGCGTCGTCGACGAGACCGGAGCCGACGTCGCAGCCGGCGAGGCGGGCTATCTCACCATCACTCGCCCGTGGCCCGGAATGGCTCGAACGCTGTACGACGGCGACGATCGCTACCGCGCGGAGTACTGGGAACCGTTCTCCGATCCCGAAACCGGCGATTGGCGATACTTCAGCGGCGACACCGCCTCGATCGACGAGGACGGCTACGTCACCGTTCTCGGCCGCGTCGACGACGTGATCACCGTCTCCGGCCGGCGACTGAGTACGATGGAGATCGAGAGCGCGATCACCGACGTCGCCGGCGTCGCTGAGTCCGCCGTCGTCGGCCGCTCGAGCGACCGTGAAGGAACCGAGATCTACGCCTACGTGAGCACCGAAGGTGGGTTCGAACCCACCGACGACATCCGCGACGCGATCGTCGACAGCGTCGGCGGCGCGATCGGACCGGTCGCGACGCCCCACGAGATCGTGTTCACGCCCGAACTCCCGAAGACGCGCTCCGGGAAGATCATGCGCCGCCTGCTCGAGGACATCGTAAACGGCGAGGAACTCGAGGACACGAGTGCGCTTCGAAACCCCGAGATCGTCGGAGAGATCCAGACCGGACGCGAGGAGTGAACAATATTTCGCAGTTCCAAGAGTG is part of the Natrarchaeobius halalkaliphilus genome and harbors:
- a CDS encoding chemotaxis protein CheW; translated protein: MRTKMAPDLPEKLPGIDIDEADDDRRRESLDESEAALRVVRFEIGTHQLAVPVDVVRTIADVPSDFTRVPRAPKAIEGLTDLRGEVTAVIDLTAYFPSDDGHPDANQLLVFDPPADEQPAAIRVSEVLGIDTVSDDDITDAADTDVLEYSGDALEHPLVEALIERERQSIPQEGKRSPTEVTLEAADGTNRSERGSTALDRPTSSDAASDSELVESNGDKRISTGSGERSQRRVVVDVVPLVSVEDVLLASGHPISAD
- a CDS encoding chemotaxis protein CheA, with protein sequence MTEYPSDFVRESRERITELNNALLTLERAPDDETVEEIFRIAHTLKGNCGAAGLEAASDLAHAIEDVLEGVRSNRIDVTAELMDDVFDAVDELETIVDELEADDAVETDPSPTISALRTYLEAESITSVEKPSDDEIESILSRFDPPADDSHDAYLARIAVTELNDDGDCSSGGLVVDALTDAFDLIGTVPSRERIDDGPANRTFDAVFGCAVDETAIVSGLEPIERVSDVEIVEVTGRFDSDVDTDVSGSPIEAGTLAEDVDAASISADEARALEIDDLLEEFDEFDDLDEKVTEVEADDDLDVFDEMGDAGSFDDLFEATVADEPSEQVPVESPEPGTESDVASAGGSETNAAGTATDATDDGVSTDDDVEDAGSVFEELKDEVETVGFDELQAELDELEFDEFDDEEEVSMDELLGDEFGEDDAADEADGGLEAVGEDVQDGTDGAVVDDGDDDKPVVDDAGADDRVTADDGTTDDGFGSVDIDEDNSFFDDEATDAGSDDDPLADSADDRLEEGHDESDEPTASAASEPDPATEISFDEFERDSETTVSPVDDPQESGFDDETADWTQSEDAEFGESVSDDGFSAPSNDELESTSTVGTDEESDSSEPDEFVSDVDDGTESVDPSDLVDDESDSFEEAFGDDAFDDSDFGVGIDEAFRTAGNQGSTAETDDSESADVDDEHVERVYNEPDLEIPDITVPERSGRPETDDDEEIQSVRVDTDRVEQLSTLVEGLVTSRVRLRHEVESDRGFQAIEDELDDLEALTTELQETVMDVRLVPLETVVNRLPRVVRDIARDQGKEVDFETNGTDVELDRSVLGRIRDPLIHLVRNAVDHGIEAPSEREAIEKQADGSVEVSATRSRNQVKIEVSDDGSGLDLDRLRSEAIDASVLTEDEATALDDDEVAQLIFEPGFSTATEVTDVSGRGVGMDVVKRTIEEMDGTVSIASSPDEGTTVTMTLPVSIAIDDVLFIQCGDEEFGIPTDAVHAVESARPIETGADGSILPVDDQTYPVVDLVDALGVSERGSGGESGRSGDAEDGRIETVAKDGVAVRIRDSVRPIAVRCDRVHGQQEVVVKPFDGFMSDIPGLSGATVRGRGKVVNIIDVTTL
- the cheB gene encoding chemotaxis-specific protein-glutamate methyltransferase CheB yields the protein MTRVLVVDDSRFMRTVIGNALSRAGYEVETAENGADSLEAVQAFEPDVVTMDVQMPVMDGIEAVERIMTTDPIPILMLSAYTDEGTDATLEALDSGAVDFLTKPDGSSSRNVAHLIEDLIETVDSLADADVSSLAVAHTASAARSVRAVRASQPSFEPSSSSGPALGSSAKLRSATPAAGKPGPDRLADPHSSRVEFDDCLADPTIVIGASTGGPKIVERLLERLPRSLEATGLVVQHMPAEFTRRFAERLDGRTAYDVREAGHDERIDPGEIVVAPGGEHLVVTANVGGSLRVRLDDGDPVNGVRPSIDVTMESVAEHVTDPICGVVLTGMGSDGAAGIEAISDAGGATIAQDEATSPVFGIPARAIQTGCVDRVAAEPDIADEIVETCTGEHRD
- a CDS encoding response regulator: MSTGVLIVDDSHFMRNLLEQILEQDYRIIGEATNGAEAVKLYKEHDPDIVMMDIVMPKCNGIKATAAIKKIDPSARVIMCTSVGQREKMKLAVKAGADGYVTKPFEEPSVKKALTDVAAA
- the acs gene encoding acetate--CoA ligase, with amino-acid sequence MDDRNGWGRDRPVPAGSPHQPPESFVEQANVTDEAIDEKFEENWPECWERAAGSLSWDEPFDTVLEDGDAPLYRWFAGGKLNASFNCVDRHLEADRKTHAAIRWEGKHGERETYTYRDLYVAVNELAAALRELDVEEDDVVTIYLPMIPELPIAMLACARIGAPHNVVFAGLSADALAARMDAADSEFLITCDGYYRRGDAFNQKGKADNARLSLEADVRTVVVDHLGADLPHVLGDDEYDYHDLREEFAGRTVDPVPRDAEDMLFLMYTSGTTGEPKGVVHTTGGYLAHVAWTSHAVLDVKPEDTYWCAADIGWITGHSYIVYGPLALGTTTVMYEGTPDYPDRDRLWEIVDRNAVDVFYTAPTAIRAFMKWGEQYPASHDLSSLRLLGTVGEPISPRPWNWYRERVGGGCPVVDTWWQTETGAMMLSTLPGIDEMKPGAAGPALPGIEARVVDETGADVAAGEAGYLTITRPWPGMARTLYDGDDRYRAEYWEPFSDPETGDWRYFSGDTASIDEDGYVTVLGRVDDVITVSGRRLSTMEIESAITDVAGVAESAVVGRSSDREGTEIYAYVSTEGGFEPTDDIRDAIVDSVGGAIGPVATPHEIVFTPELPKTRSGKIMRRLLEDIVNGEELEDTSALRNPEIVGEIQTGREE
- a CDS encoding chemotaxis protein CheW, producing MSSPSSRDERAAESDRITVLPFSLGGTRYCVRVDAIESVVGVAKAGLLENAADPWAAGSTAVDGTRVRVVDLLRVIEPARSRTDDPTLLVCRETDERGAHYGWVVGTVDSTETVRTDDVVTASASAQFIEGRIERPDGAVIWLNDREING
- a CDS encoding universal stress protein, which codes for MTLLVPFDASTLATNALAKAATFGELLEEPVVVLTVLPDDAEYARSRGWITEGEPFDREAIERGLRGRAEDVAPNATFRTERVSSDEPTATATTEVVREIRRVAGDVEASVVFIGSENAGSVIAPQSSIGSPVANDQRYDVYVVRQPDAEDRPETTGSIRDDGYGL